The Polyangiaceae bacterium genomic interval GCGCGGACTCGCCAGCCTCGTCCTCCTGACCATCGGCGCCATCCTGTGGGACCTCGTGCGCCGCTTCACGTGAGCCATGCCCATCTCCAGCGCCATCACCGATGTCATCGGCAACACGCCCCTGGTTCGTCTCGAGCGCTTGAGCTCGGAGCTCGGAGTCGAGGTATTGGCCAAGCTCGAAGGCCAAAACCCCGCCGGAAGTGTCAAGGATCGCATTGCCCATGCGATGGTCCAAGATGCCGAGCAGCGCGGCCAGCTCACCCCCGGCGCGACCATCATCGAGCCCACCAGTGGCAACACCGGCATTGCGCTGGCCATGATTGCAGCAGCACGCGGCTACCGTCTCACGTTGACGATGCCGGAGGCGATGAGCCGTGAGCGGGTGGCGCTGCTCCGGGCCTACGGCGCAGAGGTAGTGCTCACGCCCGGCACCCTGATGCGCCAGGCGGTGGAGCAAGCGGAGCTCTTGGGCGAGACCACGCCGGGTGCAGTGCTCCTACGGCAGTTCGACAACCCGGAAAATCCTCGCATCCACGAGCGGACCACCGCGGAAGAGATCTGGCGCGACACCGGCGGCGAGCTCGACGCCTTCGTCGCCGGCATCGGGACCGGCGGCACCATCACCGGCGTCGGACGCGTGCTGGCGAAGCGACTGCCCAGCGCACGCGTAGTGGGTGTGGAGCCGAGCTCCGCCGCTGTGCTCTCCGGGCACTCGGCGGGGCCGCATCGCCTGCAGGGGATCGGCGCGGGCTTCGTGCCCCCGGTGTTGGACCGTAGCGTCGTGCACGAGATCATCACGGTGAACGAAGACGAGGCCATCGCGTCCGCCCGAAGAATGGCACGCGGGGACGGAGTGCTCGGCGGGATTTCCAGCGGCGCAGCGCTCTCCGCCGCAACGGTCCTTGCCAAGCGCGGTGGCTTGCGGCGCATCGTGGTGGTGCTTCCGGACACCGGCGAACGCTATGCGTCCACGCCGTGGTTCGGCGCTCTCGGTGGCTGAGCGGATGCCGCTCGTGATATGACGCGAGCCGCCATGTTCAAGAAAGTCCTGATCGCGAATCGCGGTGAAATCGCCGTGCGGGTCGCGCGCACGCTGCGCGAAATGGGCATCAGCCCGGTGGCCGTGTACAGCGAGGCGGATCGAGACGCGCTGCACGTCCGGGTGGCGGACGAAGCTTACGAGATCGGACCCGCCGCCGCGGCCGAAAGCTATCTGCGCATCGACAAGCTGATGGACGTGGCACGCCGGGCGGGCTGCGACGGCCTGCACCCAGGCTACGGCTTCTTGTCGGAGAACCCGGAGCTGCCCGCGGCCTGCGAGGCCGCAGGCATCACCTTCATCGGACCGCCGGCCAGCGCGATGCGAGCCATGGGTCTGAAGACCGCAGCTCGCGAGAAGATGGCGTCCGCCGGCGTGCCGGTGGTCCCCGGGGGTAGCGCCGACACGCTGGAGCAGGCCAAGAAGACCGCCGCGGAGATCGGCTATCCCGTCATGCTCAAGGCGACCGCCGGCGGCGGCGGCAAGGGTATGCGCCTGGTGTCCTCGGAGGCCGAGCTTTCGAGCGCCCTCGACCGCGCCAAGAGCGAAGCCAAGAAGGCATTCGGGGACGAGACCGTCTACCTCGAGAAGGCCATCATTCGCCCGCGTCACGTGGAGATCCAGGTGCTCGGCGACAAGCACGGAAATGTGGTGCACCTGTTCGAGCGGGACTGCTCCATTCAACGCCGCCATCAGAAGGTGGTGGAGGAGTCGCCGTGTCCGGCTATCGACGACGCGATCGTCCAACGCATGGGCGAGACCGCCGTTCAGGGCGCCAAGGCCGTGGGCTACTACTCCGCCGGCACGTTCGAGTTCCTGCTGTCGCAGGACAAGTCCTTCTACTTCTTGGAGATGAACACCCGGCTGCAGGTGGAACATCCCATCACCGAGCTTTGCACCGGGTTCGACTTGGTACGTGAGATGATCCGCATCGCCGCGGGAGAAGAGCTCGGGTTCGAGCAGGCGGACGTCACTCGTCGCGGCGCTGCCATCGAGTGCCGCGTCTACGCGGAGGACCCCAGCACCGGGTTTCTGCCGAGCCCTGGCGTGATCCAGAAGCTGCGCACCCCCGCCGGACCCGGCGTGCGAGACGACAGTGGCGCTTACGAGGGCTGCACCATCAGCGGCAACTACGATCCCTTGATCAGCAAGCTCAGCGTGTGGGCACCCACGCGCGCACAAGCAGTGGAACGCATGCGCCGAGCGCTCGGCGAGTACGTAGTCACCGGCATTCGCACGAACCTGCCGTTCCACGAGCGCTTGTTCGAACAGCCGGAGTTCGTCGCGGGGGACTACGACACGGGCTTCATCGATCGCCACAAGGACCAACTGCTCCAGGGCACCCGCATCCCCCAAGACGCCAAGGCGGAATTCGCCGCCGCCGTGGCGGTCGCGGCGTATCGCGCGGAGCGCCATCACCGCGGCGACAACGGCGCTGCAAAGACCAGCGGCCCTTCCGCCTGGGTCTCGCAGCATCGCGCCCGCCTCGGTCGCGGACCGCGGGCCTGAGCCATGGCCGCCCTCGATCACGTCCGCATTCTCGATCTCACGCGGCTGTTGCCAGGGCCCTTTGCCACGCTGGTGCTCGCGGATCTCGGCGCCCAGGTGGACAAGATTGAAGACCTTGGAGCGGGCGACTACTTGCGCCACACGCCTCCGATGGTCGGCGACCTGGGCACCGCCTTCCACGTGCTCAATCGAGGCAAGCGCAGCGCCGCGCTGGATCTGAAGTCGCCCGCCGGAGTCAGCGCGCTGAAGCGCTTGGTCCGCCACTACGACGTCGTCTTCGAACAGTTCCGACCGGGGGTCCTGGAGCGCCTCGGCGTCGGTCACCAGACGCTGCTCGGAGAGAACGAACGCCTCGTCATCTGTGCCCTCACCGGCTACGGGCAAGACGGCCCGCTCCGGGATCGCGCCGGGCACGACATCAACTACATGGCACGCGCGGGTCTCTTGGGCCTGCAAGGTCCCGCCGAAGCCAAGCCGCAGCTACCGTCGTTCCAGCTGGCGGACGTGTCCGGTGGTCTGTGGAGCGTGATCGCGATTCAAGCAGCACTCTTCGAGCGGGAGCGTACCGGCAAGGGCCGCGTGATCGACATCGCGATGCTCGATTCGGTCATCCCCTTCGCCACCGTCACCCTCAGTCGGCTGCTCGGGGGTGAGCTCCCCAGCCGCGGCCAAGAGCTCCTCACCGGCGGCATCGCCCCCTACGACACCTACGCCACCCAAGACGGCGAAGCCATCAGCCTCGGCGCGCTGGAGCCGAAGTTCCTCATGAAGTTCTGCGCCTCCGCCGGCATCCAGGCGGACATGAGCGCGCTTCTGCCAGGCCCCCACCAAGCGGCCCTGAAGGCGCGCTTCACCGAGGTCTTCGCTTCACGCACGCGAGCGGAGTGGGAAGCCTTCAACGCCGAGCACGACGTGTGCCTCGAGCCCGTGCTGCGCCCGGACGAGCTGCGCGCCGACCCGCAGCTCTCCCAGCGTGGCGTCTTCTTCGACGCGCCCGTGGGCGACGCCAGCGTGGGTCTGTACCGCACGCCAATCACGGACAAGGCCCACGTGCCGAGCCCGGCTCCAAGGCACGGCGAGCACACCGACGCCATCTTCGCCGAAGCGGGCTTCTCAGCCGAAGAGATCGCCGAGCTCAGAGCCGCGGGCGCGATCCGCTGACGCGCATCCCGGATCTTCTTTTGTTGGTCCGGCGCGATCCCGTCGCGCCCCGGACACTCAGATCTTCTTGTACTCCTCGACGAACTCCCAGTCGGCGATCAGGTGCTTCTTGAGCAGCAGACTGAGCAGGGCGGCAAACAAGGCCTCCCAGCGCACGTTCTCCCCCAAGATCTCGGTGGCGTCCGCACCATGAGCCACGGCGCGCAGCGCCGCCACCAGATCTCGAGCCGTCAGATCCGCACCCGGCGCGGCTTCCTCGCTGCTCGTGGTGGAGGCGGCGCGCTTGGCCGGAAGGTTCACCTGGGTGCCGTCCAGCAAGGTCAGGGTGATCATGCGACCGGGAGCGCCTCGCTTGGGCGCCGGCATGTGGACCTCACGCGCGGAAATCGCAGGCGCGCTTTCGGGGGGAGGGGTCTCCGTGCGCGGCCGAAGCACCGCCTCCCGAAGTGCCGCAGGACCTGGCGGCTGAGCTTCCGGGGGCTCCGACGTGCGCCCGGGGGGCTCTGATGTGCGCTCGGGGGGCTCCGACGTCGACTTCGCCATTGGCGGGGTCGAAACTGGCTTCGGCGGAGGCTCCGAGGATTCGCCTCTAGGCTCCGGGCGCGCTTCACTTGCGACCTCGGCCTCCGCTTCGGACAGGGACGCGGAGCGCTCTCCACCGCCACCGTAGTACACGCGGATTGCCGACAGGATGTCGGACGGCGGTGCGATCATCGCCCGCACGGGCAAGCCGGCAAACTGCTGGATGTCCTGCTGAGCGGCCTGGTTCGCCGGATCATCCATCGCCACGTACAAGGTGTTCCCTTGCCCGCGCACCCGCCGGACGAAGATGGGGACCAAACAATGGCGCTCAGCCAGCTCTCGAGGCACCAAGTTGAGCAGCTGACGCGAGAAGTCGATGTGGTACAGCGACACCCACGGTACGCTGAGCTGCTGGCTCAAGATCTGGGTCACCTGCGTTTCGGTGACGACACCAGTCTCCACCAAGAGCGTACCTAGCCGGCGCCCATCCGATTTCTGCAGCTCCAGAACCTCTTCGAGCTGCTCTCGGGTGATGATCTGAGCTTCGACCAGAAGCTCCCCGAGCGGGACTCTCGGCGCCGTCATTCCGCGTCAGTCTACCAGCCGCGCTCGCCGTCACTGGAATGTTTCTGCGATAATTCGCGGACGCCGCCCCGACCCCACACTTGACCCCGCGCGGTCCGCGCCCCTCCCCTTTTCGCCTTTGCGCCCGGCGCCGCCGGGTCAATACTGGTCAGGCCCGCGGGCCCGAGCGCGGGCAGAAAGACCTCGATCCCGTGGTAACCTCCTCGAACGCGATGCGACCGTGCCCTCAGTGCGGTTCGGCGTGCTCGGCGGACCACCACTACTGCCCTGCGTGCGGGTTTCCCGTGGGCACCGTGGGCAAGTCCAACGAGGACAAGCTCATCGGACGCACTCTGCCGGGCGGCTACCACATCATCGATCTGATCAGCGTCGGTGGTATGGGCCGCGTCTATCGAGCGGAGCAGAGCGTTCTCGGGCGCACCGTCGCGGTGAAGGTCATCCACCCGCACCTGCTGTCGGACGAGAACTCCGCCGTGCGCTTCATGACGGAAGCGCGGGCAGCCAGCCAGCTCAACCATCCAAACTCCATCGCCGTCTTCGATTTTGGACGTACGGACGACGGCCAGCCGTACCTGGTGATGGAGTTCTTGCGAGGCAAGGACCTAGCCCGGGTTGCGTGGGAGGAAGGCCCGCTGCCATTCGCACGCATCGTGGACGTGTTGCGCCAAGTGCTGGCAGCTCTTGGAGAAGCGCACGATCTCGGGATCGTGCACCGCGACCTCAAGCCGGAAAACGTCATCCTGGAGCCGCTTCGGCGCGGGGGCGACTTCGTCAAGGTCGTGGACTTCGGCCTCGCGAAGCTCAAGGCGACGGATGGCCAATCGACCAGCGTCACCAGCCCCGGCATCGTGTGCGGGACGCCGGACTACATGGCGCCGGAGCAAGGCCGCGGAGATCCCATCGACGGGCGCAGTGATCTGTACGCGGTCGGCGTGATCTTGTTCCAGCTGCTGACCGGTCGCTTGCCCTTCGAGGCAGACAGCCCGACGCAGGTGGTGATGATGCACCTGTCGATTCCAGTGCCGGATCCCCGGCAGGTAGCGCCGGAGCGCAACATCCCGGAATCCTTGGTGGACGTGTGCTTGAAGGCCTTGGCGAAGGACGCGGCCTCCCGCTACCAGGACGCCATCGAGTTCGCGGATGGGCTCAAGCAAGCGCTGGCCCTGGCCGAAAGCGGCCCCCCCGATCGCACCAGCTCATTGCCGCCCATGTCCCTGGTGCCCGGCAGCACCATGGCCTGTCCCGACTGCAACTCCGTCGTCCCCGTCGCTCGCTTCTGCTGCGAGTGCGGCATCCGACTCCCGGTCAAGGCCAATCCGCAGGACACCGCCCTCACCTTGCCGCTGCCCTTCCTGGGTCGCGACGAAGATCTCGCGTGGCTCGAGGACCGTCGCCAGCAGCTGGCGGACACGGTGATCGGCGCTCGCATCGTCGGGGAACCCGGCTCGGGCAAGACCCGGCTCCTCCGCGAGTTCTTGGAGCGCGCCGAGGCGGAGGGCGACTTGGTCGTTCAGGCGTCTCCTGATCCGTTTTGGTCCGAGGTCGCTTACCACGCCGTCCGGCAGGCGATCACGGACTTGGCCGGCCTGAGCTTGGAGGACATCGCCGCCAAGCGCTTCCCCAGCTCCAGCTCGGAAGCCCGACGGGGACTGGAGGACGTCTTCCACAACGGACGCCACGACGGAAAGCACTCGCCCCCAGAGCGGCGACACGCCGTCGCCGAGGCCCTACGCTGGGCCATGGTTCGCGCGTTCGAGCGCACCGACGGTCGCCGCGTGATCCTGGCGGTGGACGAGCTTCACCGCGTCGACCCTCCGAGTCGCTTCGCTTTCGCTGACGCCATCGGCGAGCCGCCGGAGGCCGGCGTGCTCATGATCTGCACCCACGCTCCCGGCTTCGAATCCGGCTGGGGCGCGACGCATGCCGCCCGATTGCTCGGGGGTTTGCCGCCCCCAGCGCTGTCGCGACTGCTCCGCAAGCTGCCCTCGAACTTCTCACCCGTCGCGGACGAAGATCCCGGGCGCGGCGTGCTCCCCATGTACGTGGAGCAGCTGACTCGCTTCTCCATCGACGGAGGCAACGATCCGCCACCCCGCCTCGCGGATCTCATCGCGCAGCGCGTGGACATGCTCGACCCCGACGCGCGGCGTGCCCTGCAGGCCCTCGCCGTGCTGGGTGACCAGACGGACCTCAAGGCCATGGCGGAGCTTCTACCGGCGAGCCACCCGGTGGAAGAGGCGCTGTCGGTGCTGGTCCGGGCGGGCATGATCCGTCGGGACGACGGCACCGTGTCCGCGGATCACCCGCTGCTTCG includes:
- a CDS encoding CoA transferase, with amino-acid sequence MAALDHVRILDLTRLLPGPFATLVLADLGAQVDKIEDLGAGDYLRHTPPMVGDLGTAFHVLNRGKRSAALDLKSPAGVSALKRLVRHYDVVFEQFRPGVLERLGVGHQTLLGENERLVICALTGYGQDGPLRDRAGHDINYMARAGLLGLQGPAEAKPQLPSFQLADVSGGLWSVIAIQAALFERERTGKGRVIDIAMLDSVIPFATVTLSRLLGGELPSRGQELLTGGIAPYDTYATQDGEAISLGALEPKFLMKFCASAGIQADMSALLPGPHQAALKARFTEVFASRTRAEWEAFNAEHDVCLEPVLRPDELRADPQLSQRGVFFDAPVGDASVGLYRTPITDKAHVPSPAPRHGEHTDAIFAEAGFSAEEIAELRAAGAIR
- a CDS encoding protein kinase, giving the protein MRPCPQCGSACSADHHYCPACGFPVGTVGKSNEDKLIGRTLPGGYHIIDLISVGGMGRVYRAEQSVLGRTVAVKVIHPHLLSDENSAVRFMTEARAASQLNHPNSIAVFDFGRTDDGQPYLVMEFLRGKDLARVAWEEGPLPFARIVDVLRQVLAALGEAHDLGIVHRDLKPENVILEPLRRGGDFVKVVDFGLAKLKATDGQSTSVTSPGIVCGTPDYMAPEQGRGDPIDGRSDLYAVGVILFQLLTGRLPFEADSPTQVVMMHLSIPVPDPRQVAPERNIPESLVDVCLKALAKDAASRYQDAIEFADGLKQALALAESGPPDRTSSLPPMSLVPGSTMACPDCNSVVPVARFCCECGIRLPVKANPQDTALTLPLPFLGRDEDLAWLEDRRQQLADTVIGARIVGEPGSGKTRLLREFLERAEAEGDLVVQASPDPFWSEVAYHAVRQAITDLAGLSLEDIAAKRFPSSSSEARRGLEDVFHNGRHDGKHSPPERRHAVAEALRWAMVRAFERTDGRRVILAVDELHRVDPPSRFAFADAIGEPPEAGVLMICTHAPGFESGWGATHAARLLGGLPPPALSRLLRKLPSNFSPVADEDPGRGVLPMYVEQLTRFSIDGGNDPPPRLADLIAQRVDMLDPDARRALQALAVLGDQTDLKAMAELLPASHPVEEALSVLVRAGMIRRDDGTVSADHPLLRETVLAGLPAAVRRELHAKALRACEKRSAPIEAQALHAYEAQDSFQALLLLEQVAERAASRGDTATEVEALRRGLEVARREIARGELDDPLRAVLIFSRKLGAALTRAGNFADAEGVLREALDIAGPSGPDRAKVLGSLAQVAHGRRRGDEALGYIDQAIETARESGAFDLVSAFSDTRRAWAS
- a CDS encoding acetyl-CoA carboxylase biotin carboxylase subunit gives rise to the protein MFKKVLIANRGEIAVRVARTLREMGISPVAVYSEADRDALHVRVADEAYEIGPAAAAESYLRIDKLMDVARRAGCDGLHPGYGFLSENPELPAACEAAGITFIGPPASAMRAMGLKTAAREKMASAGVPVVPGGSADTLEQAKKTAAEIGYPVMLKATAGGGGKGMRLVSSEAELSSALDRAKSEAKKAFGDETVYLEKAIIRPRHVEIQVLGDKHGNVVHLFERDCSIQRRHQKVVEESPCPAIDDAIVQRMGETAVQGAKAVGYYSAGTFEFLLSQDKSFYFLEMNTRLQVEHPITELCTGFDLVREMIRIAAGEELGFEQADVTRRGAAIECRVYAEDPSTGFLPSPGVIQKLRTPAGPGVRDDSGAYEGCTISGNYDPLISKLSVWAPTRAQAVERMRRALGEYVVTGIRTNLPFHERLFEQPEFVAGDYDTGFIDRHKDQLLQGTRIPQDAKAEFAAAVAVAAYRAERHHRGDNGAAKTSGPSAWVSQHRARLGRGPRA
- the cysK gene encoding cysteine synthase A; the protein is MPISSAITDVIGNTPLVRLERLSSELGVEVLAKLEGQNPAGSVKDRIAHAMVQDAEQRGQLTPGATIIEPTSGNTGIALAMIAAARGYRLTLTMPEAMSRERVALLRAYGAEVVLTPGTLMRQAVEQAELLGETTPGAVLLRQFDNPENPRIHERTTAEEIWRDTGGELDAFVAGIGTGGTITGVGRVLAKRLPSARVVGVEPSSAAVLSGHSAGPHRLQGIGAGFVPPVLDRSVVHEIITVNEDEAIASARRMARGDGVLGGISSGAALSAATVLAKRGGLRRIVVVLPDTGERYASTPWFGALGG